The nucleotide window TTTTTCTCGGCCGTGCTGGCCGGCGTGAAAGAGGTCCGCGAGATCGTGGCCGAGGCCAAGGTCCGGAAAAAAACGGAGGGGAAGCGGACGATCCTTTTCGTGGACGAGATCCACCGCTTCAACCGGAGCCAGCAGGACGCGTTTCTCCCCCACGTGGAGGACGGGACGATCATACTGATGGGCGCGACGACCGAGAACCCGAGTTTCGAAGTCAACGCCCCTTTGCTCTCCCGCTGCCGCGTCCTGGTTTTAAAATCGCTCGAGCCGGATCATATCGTCCGCGTCCTCCGACAGGCCCTCACCGATCCGGAGCGGGGCCTGGGCAAGATGGCGATCGACGCGGCGCCGGAACTTTTGGAAGAGATGGCCGACTGGTCGGAGGGGGACGCGCGACGGGCCTTGAACCTTCTCGAGGCGGCCGTCGCGTTGTGTCCGGAGAAGGACGGGAAACGGCATCTGACCGAGAAAGAGGTCCGGGAGGCGGCCCAGACCCGTCTGTTGCTGTTCGACAAAAGCCGCGAGGAGCATTACAACGTCATCTCGGCCTTCATCAAGAGCATGCGCGGAAGCGATCCGGACGCCGCGGTCTACTGGCTGGCCCGGATGCTCGAGGCCGGGGAAGACCCCCTTTTCATTGCACGACGGATGGTCATCTTCGCCTCGGAAGACGTCGGCAACGCCGATCCGCAGGCGCTTCCGATCGCCGTCGCCGCGCTCCAGGCCTTTCACGCCGTCGGCCTGCCCGAGGGCTGGATTCCCTTGAGTCAGGCCGCGACCTATCTGGCCTCGGCGCCGAAGAGCAACGCGAGCTACACGGCGTATAAGAAAGCGGCGAGGGCTTCCAGGGATCACGGCAGCCTCCCCGTCCCGCTGCACCTTCGCAACGCCCCGACGCGCCTGATGGAAACGCTCGGCTACGGCAAGGGCTATCAATACCCGCACGACCTCCCGGATCAGCTCGCGGCGCAGGATTATCTGCCGGAGGCCCTGCGGAAAGAACGGTACTACGAGCCCAAGGAGGTCGGACACGAAAAAGAAATCCGAAAGCGCCTCGACGAAATCCGCGAGCAAAGGAAAAAAATCCGCAAAGAAGCCGGGGAAGAATAAGTCCTCCGACCGCTGGCTCGAGATCGGCGTCGAGTGCGGCGCCGACGCAGGCGACGCCGTCGCCGAGCGGCTCGGGCCCTACGGCGAGGGCGGGGCTGCGGTCGAGTCGCGCCCGGTGGGGAAGGCCCGGCTTTCCGACGAGCCGGTTTCCGCTTTGGTTTGGGTCAGGATCTATCTTCCCGCGGCCGTTTGGAAGCGCAAGCGGCCCCGCATCGAGCGAGCGCTGCGGGAGCTCCGCAAGGAATATTCCCTCTCAAAGATCCGGACGCGCGCCTTGGGCCCGGAGGACTGGGCCGAGCAATGGAAGAAGGGCTACCAAACCCGGAAGGTCGGCCGACGGACGGTGATCGTGCCGTCCTGGAAAAGGTATCGTCCGAAACGAAATGAAATCGCGGTGACGATGGACCCGGGCATGGCCTTCGGGAGCGGGCTTCATCCCACGACGCGGCTCTGTCTCATCGCGCTGGAAAAATATCTCAGGACCGGCGACCGGGTCCTGGATGTCGGCACCGGTTCCGGGATCCTCGCGATCGCGGCCGCGAAGCTTTGCGCCGGCTCCGTCGACGCGCTGGACATCGAACCCGCCGCAATCGACGCGGCCAAGCGCAATGCAACCGAAAACGGCGTCGCCAAAAGCGTCAAGCTTTATCTTGGAACATTGAAGGAGCTCGGCGCGACGATCCGGCCGGCCGGCCTCGTCCTGGTCAACATCTTGGC belongs to Nitrospiria bacterium and includes:
- a CDS encoding replication-associated recombination protein A, producing the protein MDLFETKEPQGPPPPLAERMRPGTLNEFVGQEHLVGPGHFLSTVLRSDHPPSIIFWGPPGSGKTTLARIIARATQCRFVFFSAVLAGVKEVREIVAEAKVRKKTEGKRTILFVDEIHRFNRSQQDAFLPHVEDGTIILMGATTENPSFEVNAPLLSRCRVLVLKSLEPDHIVRVLRQALTDPERGLGKMAIDAAPELLEEMADWSEGDARRALNLLEAAVALCPEKDGKRHLTEKEVREAAQTRLLLFDKSREEHYNVISAFIKSMRGSDPDAAVYWLARMLEAGEDPLFIARRMVIFASEDVGNADPQALPIAVAALQAFHAVGLPEGWIPLSQAATYLASAPKSNASYTAYKKAARASRDHGSLPVPLHLRNAPTRLMETLGYGKGYQYPHDLPDQLAAQDYLPEALRKERYYEPKEVGHEKEIRKRLDEIREQRKKIRKEAGEE
- the prmA gene encoding 50S ribosomal protein L11 methyltransferase translates to MGVECGADAGDAVAERLGPYGEGGAAVESRPVGKARLSDEPVSALVWVRIYLPAAVWKRKRPRIERALRELRKEYSLSKIRTRALGPEDWAEQWKKGYQTRKVGRRTVIVPSWKRYRPKRNEIAVTMDPGMAFGSGLHPTTRLCLIALEKYLRTGDRVLDVGTGSGILAIAAAKLCAGSVDALDIEPAAIDAAKRNATENGVAKSVKLYLGTLKELGATIRPAGLVLVNILAYAIIRMLPELKSKLRPGGLLITGGILAEFRPDVEAALRREGFEVIEALQEEDWVTLVARRGAS